Proteins co-encoded in one Actinomycetes bacterium genomic window:
- a CDS encoding cytochrome b N-terminal domain-containing protein yields the protein MDDQDRDALEPDVYPAPKGLWQRVRRSEVWRSAFRHPQLDTPRGRALQSFSNFFLHVYPVKVPGRVLRFRYSWRLGYILTVLFAILNLTGMYLMFFYTPSVASAYGDMQQLRTGVGFGQLVRNVHRWSAHLMVLAVLLHLARVFFAGAYKRPRQFNWVLGVGLLVLTLAFSFTGYLLPWDQLSYWAVTVGTNLVNYVPVLGGTIRDLLLGGAQIGQATLLRFYALHVFVLPAALTVLLALHIWRVRKDGFAVQQPSSGAFAEQATERPRVPAAVPAGGEGGEGEPRVRLLGVVDRQSVTAEERQVDDTVFTWPHLLVRHAVVGLATTAVALTLGVAFAAPLRGLANPELTPEPSKAPWYFVGLQELLSHVDPLVAGILVPVGTILGLALLPYLDRNPATEARHRKVAVLLFATLLVAAVVLTVVGEFFRGPGWRFIPPWRHLYVDL from the coding sequence ATGGATGACCAGGACCGCGACGCCCTCGAGCCCGACGTCTACCCGGCCCCGAAGGGGCTGTGGCAGCGGGTGCGGCGCAGCGAGGTGTGGCGCTCGGCGTTCCGCCACCCGCAGCTGGATACCCCGAGGGGACGGGCGCTGCAGTCGTTCAGCAACTTCTTCCTGCACGTCTACCCGGTGAAGGTGCCCGGCCGGGTGCTGCGCTTCCGCTACTCGTGGCGGCTCGGCTACATCCTCACGGTGCTGTTCGCGATCCTGAACCTCACCGGCATGTACCTGATGTTCTTCTACACCCCGTCGGTCGCCTCCGCCTACGGCGACATGCAGCAGTTGCGCACCGGGGTCGGCTTCGGGCAGCTGGTCCGCAACGTCCACCGCTGGTCGGCGCACCTGATGGTGCTCGCGGTGCTGCTGCATCTGGCCCGGGTGTTCTTCGCCGGCGCCTACAAGCGGCCGCGGCAGTTCAACTGGGTCTTGGGCGTCGGCCTGCTGGTCTTGACGCTGGCGTTTTCGTTCACCGGCTACCTGCTGCCCTGGGACCAGCTCAGCTACTGGGCGGTCACGGTCGGCACCAACCTGGTCAACTACGTGCCCGTCCTCGGAGGGACCATCCGCGACCTGCTGCTCGGCGGTGCGCAGATCGGGCAGGCGACCCTGCTGCGCTTCTACGCCCTGCACGTGTTCGTCCTGCCCGCCGCCCTGACCGTGCTGCTGGCGCTGCACATCTGGCGGGTCCGCAAGGACGGCTTCGCGGTGCAGCAGCCCAGCAGCGGGGCGTTCGCCGAGCAGGCCACCGAACGACCGCGCGTACCGGCCGCGGTCCCGGCCGGCGGCGAGGGCGGCGAGGGGGAGCCACGGGTCCGCCTGCTCGGCGTCGTCGACCGCCAGTCGGTCACCGCCGAGGAGCGGCAGGTGGACGACACCGTGTTCACCTGGCCGCACCTGCTGGTCCGGCACGCGGTGGTGGGCCTGGCGACGACGGCGGTGGCGCTCACCCTCGGCGTGGCGTTCGCCGCGCCGCTACGTGGACTCGCCAACCCCGAGCTCACCCCCGAGCCGTCCAAGGCCCCCTGGTACTTCGTCGGCCTGCAGGAGCTGCTGTCGCACGTCGACCCACTCGTCGCCGGGATCCTCGTTCCCGTCGGCACGATCCTGGGGCTGGCCCTGCTGCCCTACCTGGACCGCAACCCCGCCACCGAGGCCCGCCACCGCAAGGTGGCCGTGCTGCTGTTTGCCACCCTGCTGGTCGCGGCCGTCGTGCTGACCGTCGTCGGGGAGTTCTTCCGCGGGCCGGGGTGGCGGTTCATCCCGCCGTGGCGGCACCTGTACGTCGACCTGTAG
- a CDS encoding FAD-dependent oxidoreductase, whose amino-acid sequence MSESLPAPIPDARWLWANEPCRAACPVHTDAGAYVTAIAQGRYRDAYLIARQPNPFPSICGRVCAAPCETACRRGKLDAPIAIRALKRFVSERFGVESFGGSAVWHEAHGPVPPASRPSVGVVGGGPAGLSAAHDLRLAGHPVTIYEAQDRLGGMLVLGIPEYRLARGLITREVEAILELGVEARTNCRVGTDVTLKELLAQHAALFLAVGTGRGRDLDIPGHQLDGVLRAVEFLLNVNQGFRVDLGERVVVVGGGNVAFDAARTALRAAARGEAGPTPQPLAPQAREDARRSLTTSLDVARSAVRAGVADVAVVALESPEEMPATPEEIAEAEDEGIRIVYRRGPHRIVGQGRVEGLETVAVASVFDAQHRFAPTFVPDTEEVLPADTVILAVGQVADIGFLGQDAGVELTRQRGVAVDRATLRTSHPRIWAGGDLAFGPRNLIDAVADGQRAAASIHAAHADATERPLRIELADRPGFRRLASGYDAVPRVEIPVVPHDRRIGFAEVETGYGEADARLEGHRCLRCFDNVMLQPELCILCGLCVDVCPHNCITIVRADHAGAGTAAQSALLLDESLCIRCGLCVNRCPPGALLMVHATELPDG is encoded by the coding sequence ATGAGCGAATCACTGCCGGCCCCTATCCCAGACGCCCGGTGGCTGTGGGCGAACGAGCCCTGTCGCGCTGCCTGCCCAGTGCACACCGACGCCGGCGCCTACGTGACCGCGATCGCCCAGGGCCGCTACCGCGACGCCTACCTGATCGCCCGCCAGCCCAACCCCTTCCCCTCGATCTGCGGCCGGGTGTGTGCCGCCCCGTGCGAGACGGCGTGCCGGCGGGGCAAGCTCGACGCGCCGATCGCGATCCGCGCGCTGAAGCGGTTTGTCAGCGAACGGTTCGGCGTGGAGAGCTTCGGCGGCAGCGCCGTCTGGCACGAGGCCCACGGCCCAGTCCCGCCGGCCAGCCGGCCGTCGGTCGGCGTCGTCGGGGGTGGGCCGGCGGGCCTGTCGGCCGCTCACGACCTGCGCCTGGCCGGCCATCCGGTCACGATCTATGAGGCGCAGGACCGGCTCGGCGGGATGCTGGTGCTCGGCATCCCGGAGTACCGCCTGGCCCGCGGCCTCATCACCCGGGAGGTCGAGGCGATCCTGGAGCTCGGCGTCGAGGCCCGCACCAACTGCCGTGTCGGCACCGACGTGACGCTCAAGGAGCTGCTGGCCCAGCATGCCGCGCTGTTCCTTGCCGTTGGCACCGGCCGGGGCCGGGACCTCGACATCCCCGGCCATCAGCTGGACGGCGTGCTGCGGGCGGTGGAGTTCCTGCTCAACGTGAACCAGGGGTTCCGGGTCGACCTTGGCGAGCGGGTGGTCGTGGTCGGCGGCGGCAATGTCGCCTTCGACGCGGCCCGCACCGCGCTGCGGGCGGCCGCTCGCGGGGAGGCGGGCCCCACCCCGCAGCCGTTGGCCCCGCAGGCCCGGGAGGACGCCCGCCGCAGCCTGACCACCTCGCTGGACGTGGCGCGCTCGGCGGTGCGGGCGGGCGTTGCCGACGTGGCCGTGGTGGCCCTTGAGTCGCCCGAGGAGATGCCCGCCACCCCCGAGGAGATCGCCGAGGCGGAGGACGAGGGGATCCGGATCGTCTACCGCCGGGGTCCGCACCGGATCGTCGGCCAGGGACGCGTCGAGGGCCTGGAGACGGTCGCGGTGGCGTCGGTGTTCGACGCCCAGCACCGCTTCGCCCCGACGTTCGTCCCCGACACCGAGGAGGTCCTGCCGGCCGACACGGTGATCCTGGCCGTCGGCCAGGTCGCCGACATCGGGTTCCTCGGCCAGGACGCCGGGGTCGAGCTGACCCGCCAGCGCGGCGTGGCGGTCGACCGCGCGACCCTGCGGACCTCCCACCCGCGCATCTGGGCTGGCGGCGACCTGGCCTTCGGGCCCAGGAACCTCATCGACGCCGTCGCCGACGGCCAGCGCGCCGCCGCGTCCATCCACGCCGCGCACGCTGATGCCACCGAGCGCCCACTGCGGATCGAGCTGGCCGACCGGCCCGGCTTCCGCCGCCTGGCCAGCGGCTACGACGCCGTCCCGCGGGTCGAGATCCCGGTGGTGCCCCACGACCGGCGCATCGGCTTCGCGGAGGTGGAGACCGGCTACGGCGAGGCCGACGCCCGCCTGGAGGGCCACCGCTGCCTGCGCTGCTTCGACAACGTCATGCTCCAGCCCGAGCTGTGCATCCTCTGCGGCCTGTGCGTGGACGTCTGCCCGCACAACTGCATCACGATCGTGCGGGCCGACCACGCCGGGGCGGGCACGGCGGCGCAGTCGGCGCTGCTGCTGGACGAGTCGCTGTGCATCCGCTGCGGCCTGTGCGTCAACCGCTGCCCACCCGGGGCGCTGCTGATGGTCCACGCCACGGAGCTGCCCGATGGATGA
- a CDS encoding plastocyanin/azurin family copper-binding protein, with protein sequence MVLVAGLMVFALAGCSSSKSKTTSSGGQSAGGGVTVTTAVASAGPTIVNVEGGEKPDGKYYLTVTPASVQAGPTTITFKNVGTKEHEVVVLKTDTPADKLKVGANHEVSEAASVGEDSETKPGKTKSTTIDLQPGTYVLVCNIERHYEKGMYGALTVT encoded by the coding sequence GTGGTGCTCGTCGCTGGGCTGATGGTGTTCGCGCTGGCGGGATGCTCGAGCTCCAAGAGTAAGACCACCAGCAGCGGCGGCCAGAGCGCCGGCGGCGGGGTGACGGTGACGACAGCGGTCGCGAGCGCGGGGCCGACGATCGTCAACGTGGAGGGAGGCGAGAAGCCCGACGGGAAGTACTATCTGACCGTGACGCCGGCGTCGGTGCAGGCGGGGCCGACGACCATCACGTTCAAGAACGTCGGCACGAAGGAGCACGAGGTGGTCGTGCTGAAGACCGACACGCCCGCCGACAAGTTGAAGGTCGGCGCCAACCATGAGGTCAGCGAGGCGGCCAGCGTCGGTGAGGACAGCGAGACCAAACCGGGCAAGACCAAGAGCACCACGATCGATCTGCAGCCGGGCACGTACGTCCTGGTGTGCAACATCGAGCGGCATTACGAGAAGGGCATGTACGGGGCGTTGACGGTCACCTGA
- a CDS encoding cation-translocating P-type ATPase C-terminal domain-containing protein, translated as MTHGLAGVALGAEPAEPGVMRQRPRPPAESVLGAGLWQRIVRIGVVIATITLAVGVWAHATGRAWQSMVFLALGVTQLGVALGVRARAGTAANPFLLVAVAFALQVAGLYLPPLRDLLGTHPLPLVDLAIVCAVAVLGYLAVRLDHRLGRAHARPTEGTA; from the coding sequence ATGACGCACGGGTTGGCGGGCGTCGCCCTTGGCGCCGAGCCCGCCGAGCCGGGCGTCATGCGCCAGCGGCCGCGGCCCCCTGCCGAGAGCGTGCTCGGCGCCGGCCTGTGGCAGCGCATCGTCCGCATCGGGGTCGTCATCGCCACGATCACCCTCGCGGTGGGGGTCTGGGCGCACGCCACCGGGCGTGCGTGGCAGAGCATGGTGTTCCTCGCCCTCGGCGTGACCCAGCTGGGCGTCGCCCTCGGCGTCCGAGCCCGTGCCGGCACCGCGGCCAACCCGTTCCTGCTGGTCGCGGTCGCCTTCGCGCTGCAGGTCGCCGGGCTGTACCTGCCACCCCTCCGCGACCTGCTCGGCACCCACCCGCTCCCGCTTGTCGACCTGGCGATCGTCTGCGCCGTCGCCGTCCTCGGCTACCTCGCGGTCCGGCTCGACCACCGGCTGGGACGCGCGCACGCACGGCCGACCGAGGGCACGGCCTGA